The genomic interval ATTCTACCCGCCTTACACTACGGTCGAGATGCCTTAGTTGGCGTAGCGCTTTTCTTATCACACCTCGCCAAAGGTCAAAAGAAAATGACCGAGCTCAGAGCAAGCTACCCCAGCTACTTCATGAGCAAGCAGAAGATTCAACTGCAACCCGGTATGGACGTGGACGGACTATTGGATCAAATGGCGTCGAAGTATGCCGATCTCGCTCCAACCACCATTGACGGAGTAAAGATTGATTTTCCGCAAGAGTGGGTACATTTGCGGAAGTCAAACACGGAACCCATTATTCGCGTGTATTCGGAGAGTGGATCACCAGAAGGTGCGTCAGCGCTCGCAGATCGATTCCGCGACGAGGTCTTGGCCCTAACCTGAAACTATGAAAGTCTATTTAGATAACGCGGCAACAACGGCGATCGCCCCTGAGGTGATCGATGCTATGGTGCCGGTCATGCGCGATCATTTTGGAAACCCGAGTTCTACGCACGCCAAGGGACGCGAGTCCCGGACAAAGGTAGAATTGGCGCGTAAGCAGATTGCCCGCTTCCTCAATTGCACTCCAGGAGAGCTGTTTTTCACCTCAGGTGGAACGGAAGCCGATAATATGGCGATTTACTGCGCGGTTCGTGATCACGGTGTTCGCCGAATTATTTCTTCTTCTGTTGAACACCATGCGGTACTGCACACGGTAGATCATTTAGGTGCGCACGGTGAAGTGGAGGTGGTGCATGTGCAACTGGACGATAAAGGCCACGTTGACCTGGAAGATTTGGAACGCCTTCTTTCCGATGAGTCCACCAAGACCCTGGTGTCTTTGATGCATGCCAATAACGAAATTGGCAATCTGCTTCCTTTGGAAGAAGTCGGTAGAATGTGCCGAGAGCACGGAGCATTATTTCACTCCGATACGGTGCAGTCTATGGCGCATTATCGATTTGACCTAGCGAATACGGACGTCGATTTCATTACCTGTGCTGCGCACAAATTTCACGGCCCAAAGGGAATCGGATTCTTGTATATCCGAAAAGGACTGGCTCAAGAACCTTTCATTCATGGAGGAGCTCAAGAACGCAACATGCGGGGCGGAACGGAAAACGTATACGGTATTGTAGGCTTGGCTAAGGCCATGGAGCTCTCCTATGAGGATTTGGAAGGGCATCGTGCTTTTGTCGAATCCTTGAAGCGAAGAGCCATTGATGGTTTGAAAGCTGGTATTAATGATGTTCGATTCAATGGCGATAGCGACAATCTTGACCGCAGTCTCTACACAGTGCTGAATATTTGCTTACCCGAGAATGAGGCCAGCAGCATGCTGCTCTTTAATTTGGACATCCTAGGGGTATGCGTATCTGGAGGAAGCGCCTGTTCATCCGGCAGCAACGTTGGCTCGCATGTGTTGACCGCAATAGGTAGTAATCCGGAGCGTCCGGCCGTACGCC from Cryomorphaceae bacterium carries:
- a CDS encoding cysteine desulfurase, with the protein product MKVYLDNAATTAIAPEVIDAMVPVMRDHFGNPSSTHAKGRESRTKVELARKQIARFLNCTPGELFFTSGGTEADNMAIYCAVRDHGVRRIISSSVEHHAVLHTVDHLGAHGEVEVVHVQLDDKGHVDLEDLERLLSDESTKTLVSLMHANNEIGNLLPLEEVGRMCREHGALFHSDTVQSMAHYRFDLANTDVDFITCAAHKFHGPKGIGFLYIRKGLAQEPFIHGGAQERNMRGGTENVYGIVGLAKAMELSYEDLEGHRAFVESLKRRAIDGLKAGINDVRFNGDSDNLDRSLYTVLNICLPENEASSMLLFNLDILGVCVSGGSACSSGSNVGSHVLTAIGSNPERPAVRLSFSRYNTEEEVDYAVGQIIRLYNE